A stretch of the Selenomonas ruminantium subsp. lactilytica TAM6421 genome encodes the following:
- a CDS encoding carboxylesterase family protein: MKKLLTIEDFVIALVMALGYGFCFEIPKLMGYEMWLCVAICLFGGMLLESFIRKIVFSKIVQKKPLYKFLVFAAFILAFLVAQEIAVAMGMDVLEYVEGQYLYVITIPLLVFAFSRILRWYRIRRIRQRYGDGNQGFVFDDLLAEKSFVDELNQQNQPIYGAYDDDLAVKTKTGCFVGTKWKDSLYFCGIPYAKPPVGKLRWKAPEPLPESAEVFEAKYLGASAIQVDYDGSLLKHHRQSEDCLTLNICIPASKKATAKKPVIVIFHHGDFSYGGSADPLLYGAHFSKIYPDAVGVTFNYRLGIFGFIDFAAVPGGEAYPDALNLGLLDQIAALRWIKENIAAFGGDPERITVMGFESGTLSIGLLAACEQARGLFQRAFIFHETPLAAYGTPEKSRTLAKRLLQETASAAMADLLQLKAEQLKAAAQKLVLDMSAPTRDGKLIPVDVYEAYQKGVSSGVEYIIGIANDEMQIYKAFVGAQKYEGFIEEELTNILVYLETIHPAGVQAVKDYVETQTAMSSALDAKAKVVEQFYALGTYQYAQKLAGSGNKVHLFYWDVKPLLENLGSGTVEVAATFLGNSEAVQVYGSVLNQDIAETLQTLFRKFQNGEELRLFNNEIKGIGAIDWQEFPQALIVSEKEFRCGTIVDRLTEIPCLLEILAK, encoded by the coding sequence ATGAAGAAATTATTGACGATTGAAGATTTTGTGATTGCCCTCGTCATGGCCCTCGGCTATGGATTCTGCTTTGAGATTCCGAAGCTTATGGGCTATGAGATGTGGCTGTGCGTCGCAATCTGTCTCTTCGGCGGCATGTTGCTGGAATCATTCATAAGGAAGATCGTTTTCAGCAAGATTGTACAGAAAAAGCCCCTATACAAGTTCCTGGTATTTGCCGCATTCATTCTCGCTTTTTTGGTCGCTCAGGAAATCGCTGTGGCCATGGGCATGGATGTGCTGGAATATGTGGAGGGACAGTATCTGTATGTCATCACGATTCCCCTGCTGGTCTTTGCCTTCAGCAGGATTCTTCGTTGGTATCGTATCCGCAGGATCCGCCAGCGATATGGTGACGGGAATCAAGGCTTCGTATTTGATGATCTGCTGGCGGAAAAAAGCTTTGTGGATGAACTGAATCAGCAGAATCAGCCCATTTATGGGGCCTATGATGACGATCTGGCCGTAAAGACGAAAACGGGCTGCTTTGTCGGTACGAAATGGAAGGACAGCCTGTATTTCTGCGGCATTCCTTATGCGAAGCCCCCGGTGGGCAAGCTGCGCTGGAAAGCCCCGGAGCCGCTGCCTGAATCTGCTGAGGTATTCGAGGCAAAATATTTAGGGGCATCGGCAATCCAGGTGGATTATGACGGTTCGCTGCTGAAACATCACCGGCAAAGCGAGGACTGCCTGACGCTGAATATCTGCATCCCTGCCAGCAAAAAGGCAACGGCGAAGAAGCCGGTCATCGTGATTTTCCATCACGGCGATTTTTCCTATGGCGGTTCCGCTGATCCCTTGCTGTATGGTGCGCATTTCAGCAAAATCTATCCGGACGCTGTGGGGGTCACCTTCAATTACCGGCTTGGCATCTTTGGCTTCATTGATTTTGCGGCGGTTCCCGGCGGGGAAGCCTATCCTGATGCGCTGAATCTCGGTCTTTTAGACCAGATCGCGGCGCTGCGCTGGATCAAGGAGAATATCGCCGCCTTCGGCGGGGATCCTGAGCGGATCACCGTTATGGGCTTTGAGTCAGGCACGCTGTCCATCGGCCTTCTGGCGGCCTGCGAGCAGGCCAGGGGGCTTTTTCAAAGGGCTTTCATCTTCCACGAGACACCTCTGGCAGCTTATGGCACCCCGGAGAAATCCAGAACCTTGGCCAAAAGACTGCTGCAGGAAACTGCGTCAGCGGCCATGGCAGATCTCCTACAGCTGAAGGCGGAACAGCTGAAAGCAGCCGCGCAAAAACTTGTTTTGGATATGTCGGCGCCAACCCGCGACGGGAAGCTGATTCCCGTGGATGTGTATGAGGCTTATCAAAAGGGCGTCTCCTCCGGCGTTGAATATATCATCGGCATCGCCAACGACGAAATGCAGATATATAAAGCCTTTGTGGGCGCGCAGAAATACGAGGGCTTTATCGAAGAAGAGCTGACCAATATCCTGGTTTATCTTGAGACGATTCACCCAGCCGGCGTGCAGGCGGTAAAGGACTATGTCGAAACGCAGACGGCGATGAGCTCTGCTCTGGACGCGAAGGCAAAGGTGGTGGAGCAATTCTACGCTTTGGGTACTTATCAATACGCACAGAAATTGGCCGGGAGCGGAAACAAAGTTCATCTGTTCTATTGGGACGTAAAACCACTGCTGGAGAATCTGGGTTCCGGCACGGTGGAGGTGGCAGCAACATTCCTGGGGAACAGCGAGGCGGTGCAGGTATACGGCAGCGTGCTGAACCAGGATATCGCCGAGACGCTGCAAACTCTGTTCCGGAAATTTCAGAATGGGGAGGAATTGCGGCTTTTCAACAACGAAATCAAAGGCATCGGTGCCATCGACTGGCAGGAATTCCCCCAGGCCCTCATCGTTTCCGAGAAAGAGTTCCGCTGCGGGACCATTGTGGATAGACTGACAGAGATCCCATGCCTGCTGGAGATTCTGGCCAAGTAA
- a CDS encoding alanine/glycine:cation symporter family protein, with translation MYEWISSICAVFQELADWVWGFPTNVEWYARLPIIGELPLVIILLVGTGIYFTCQLRFVQIKYFKYGLNVLINSHKEKQGITPLASFLLSTAMRVGPGNILGVTGAVSTGGPGALFWMWVSAFFGMATAFVESTLSQIYKDKQGDEYVGGLPCYGRKLLGGAAVIGGVLSLLYIIYALLCIPAQGFNTISAMVSVTQNVTGTTVAADSSLVWGFFLLLMGLTAFSIFGGLRRITRITDVLVPIMAVVYVTAVLIMIAMNLELLPWFFYVVVTEAFRPEPVFGGALGIALSQGIKRGLMSNEAGQGTLSMPAAVSHAKHPCDQGIIQAIGVFLDTMVICTLTGFVLIMGQAWLKDGSAAWFEMGRLEKFLASCAKMLGSDAGYGLATLVISICFGIFAFTCLLGFLSFSEICARQISNNKLFIAAVRLVNLAVLAFGMITNIAGFDLSALWNLSDFANIVMVCCNLPLLYLGFGKVQKAFEHFECQEGKFDSETFGDPLPVWDECN, from the coding sequence ATGTACGAATGGATAAGCAGCATCTGTGCTGTATTTCAAGAACTGGCAGACTGGGTGTGGGGCTTCCCCACCAATGTGGAGTGGTATGCGAGACTCCCCATTATCGGCGAGCTGCCGCTGGTGATCATCCTGCTGGTGGGAACGGGGATATACTTCACCTGCCAGCTGCGCTTTGTCCAAATCAAGTATTTCAAATATGGACTGAATGTCCTGATAAACAGCCATAAGGAAAAACAGGGCATCACGCCCCTTGCTTCGTTCCTGCTCTCCACGGCTATGCGGGTGGGGCCGGGAAATATCCTAGGGGTGACGGGCGCAGTTTCCACCGGCGGCCCCGGTGCCCTGTTCTGGATGTGGGTGTCAGCATTCTTTGGCATGGCGACGGCTTTTGTCGAATCGACACTGTCACAGATTTATAAGGACAAGCAGGGGGATGAATACGTTGGCGGCCTGCCCTGTTATGGCAGGAAACTTCTGGGTGGAGCTGCTGTAATCGGCGGTGTCTTGAGCCTGCTCTATATCATCTATGCCCTGCTCTGCATCCCGGCCCAGGGTTTCAATACCATCTCCGCCATGGTGTCCGTCACCCAGAATGTGACGGGGACGACGGTTGCCGCAGACAGTTCTCTGGTCTGGGGATTCTTCCTGCTGCTGATGGGCTTGACCGCCTTTTCCATCTTCGGGGGCCTGCGGCGCATCACCCGCATAACCGACGTGCTGGTGCCGATCATGGCCGTGGTTTATGTAACAGCCGTCCTAATCATGATTGCCATGAACCTTGAACTGCTGCCCTGGTTCTTCTATGTGGTGGTAACGGAGGCCTTCCGGCCGGAACCGGTCTTTGGCGGCGCCCTGGGCATAGCCCTTTCCCAAGGCATCAAGCGCGGCCTCATGAGCAACGAGGCCGGACAGGGTACCCTTTCCATGCCCGCCGCCGTATCCCATGCCAAACACCCCTGCGACCAGGGGATCATCCAGGCAATTGGCGTATTTCTGGACACCATGGTCATCTGCACCCTGACAGGCTTTGTCCTCATCATGGGACAGGCCTGGCTCAAGGATGGCTCCGCGGCCTGGTTTGAAATGGGACGTCTGGAAAAATTCCTGGCTTCCTGTGCCAAAATGCTGGGCAGCGATGCCGGCTATGGATTGGCCACACTGGTCATCAGCATCTGCTTTGGCATCTTCGCCTTTACCTGCCTGCTGGGCTTCCTGTCCTTCTCCGAGATTTGTGCCCGACAGATTTCCAACAATAAGCTCTTCATCGCGGCTGTCCGCTTGGTGAATCTGGCCGTGCTGGCCTTCGGCATGATCACGAACATCGCCGGCTTCGACCTCAGCGCCCTCTGGAATCTCAGCGACTTTGCCAACATCGTGATGGTCTGCTGCAACCTGCCGCTGCTTTACCTGGGCTTTGGCAAAGTTCAGAAGGCCTTCGAGCATTTTGAATGCCAGGAAGGCAAATTCGATTCCGAAACCTTTGGCGATCCATTACCCGTCTGGGATGAATGCAACTGA
- a CDS encoding GGDEF domain-containing protein, producing the protein MTGTFQQPCSLNGCGEDMNMENKRIRRPLKRSVKIGCILFVLVLCLCLGVSIYFSYREFFFKQSEAHIRNIITYVTGHIDNDDLKHCADTKTASKKYKDLMAFMDDVKEDFNPQYLYIIKPLKEDGGNHVMSILTAENKYDRYENTEGNLYLGDITKDEYTKEEVDKYHKIMGTKDIVFMESSTYWGHSYCGIYALRDSMGAPYAVLGVDIDLTQMYRDILYKTVNVLLIIIVIGAIFIALFLRWTSRNITDPIEWLEKSAIRYIEQSKYVRSPDQLTFEKPSLDIKNEVESLSNTIGQMTENIKAYMLQVISAEKETAHMKQLAKTDSLTGVKNKFAYGESVEDINEEITKGRMGDFGIVMLDINFLKKINDTYGHEYGDMLIKNACRVVCEVFAHSPVYRIGGDEFVVILRNKDLENADHLLAEFEQNLSSLAGKENVKPWEAPSVAVGTAYFDKHKDSSVEDIFRRADDAMYKKKITMKAERRD; encoded by the coding sequence ATGACCGGGACGTTTCAGCAGCCTTGCAGTTTAAACGGGTGTGGTGAAGACATGAATATGGAAAATAAAAGAATCCGAAGGCCTTTGAAAAGGAGCGTCAAAATAGGCTGCATCCTGTTTGTATTGGTATTGTGCTTATGTCTGGGGGTCAGCATATATTTCAGTTACAGGGAGTTCTTTTTCAAACAGAGTGAAGCCCATATAAGGAATATCATCACGTATGTGACCGGTCATATTGATAACGATGACTTGAAACATTGTGCGGATACGAAAACAGCAAGCAAGAAATATAAGGACCTGATGGCCTTCATGGATGATGTCAAGGAAGATTTCAACCCTCAGTATCTTTATATTATCAAGCCTTTGAAAGAAGATGGCGGCAATCATGTCATGTCGATTTTGACGGCGGAAAACAAATATGACCGCTACGAGAATACAGAAGGAAATCTGTATCTTGGCGATATCACAAAGGACGAATATACAAAAGAAGAAGTCGACAAATATCATAAAATCATGGGCACGAAAGACATCGTATTCATGGAAAGCAGCACCTATTGGGGGCATTCCTATTGTGGCATCTACGCGCTGCGTGATTCCATGGGCGCCCCCTATGCGGTTTTGGGGGTCGATATAGATCTGACGCAGATGTATCGTGATATCCTGTATAAAACCGTTAACGTTCTTTTGATCATCATTGTCATTGGCGCGATATTTATTGCGTTATTTCTTAGATGGACATCCAGGAATATAACCGATCCGATTGAATGGTTGGAGAAAAGTGCGATTCGCTATATTGAGCAGAGTAAGTATGTAAGATCTCCCGATCAACTTACATTTGAAAAACCCAGCCTGGATATCAAAAATGAAGTTGAGTCTTTAAGCAATACGATCGGCCAGATGACAGAAAATATTAAAGCCTACATGCTTCAGGTTATTTCTGCAGAAAAAGAGACAGCCCATATGAAACAACTGGCCAAAACGGATTCGCTTACGGGGGTAAAAAATAAATTTGCCTATGGCGAGAGCGTGGAAGATATCAATGAAGAGATAACAAAAGGCCGTATGGGAGATTTTGGCATTGTTATGCTGGACATTAATTTCTTAAAGAAGATCAATGACACCTATGGTCATGAGTATGGCGATATGCTTATAAAAAATGCCTGCCGTGTTGTATGCGAAGTGTTCGCCCATTCGCCTGTATACAGAATAGGCGGCGATGAATTTGTCGTGATTCTGCGGAATAAGGATTTGGAAAATGCGGATCATTTACTGGCAGAGTTTGAGCAAAATTTAAGCAGCCTTGCGGGCAAAGAAAACGTCAAGCCATGGGAAGCCCCTTCTGTTGCGGTGGGAACGGCTTATTTTGATAAGCATAAGGATTCCAGTGTAGAAGATATATTCCGCCGGGCAGATGATGCCATGTATAAAAAGAAAATAACCATGAAGGCTGAACGCAGGGATTAG
- a CDS encoding P-loop NTPase fold protein produces the protein MKVPSYMLSSYVGRRVITPAQRDVLFHAFSQRLNIIVCGNHGVGKTTFLNAIANELHHLGARTVLVQNFNEFSFHESAKIHPIFTFNSPITEFNQALAAKNGIVINELEAGIAKPLLLALRRGRKGVHLGLSDCSDAGHALMRYALLSKTSFQEVPHLIDLVVHMEINTRNQRSVQIKAVDGFNEKTSEFILRDFDTLNKSIQAAS, from the coding sequence TTGAAAGTACCAAGCTATATGCTCTCTTCCTATGTGGGCAGACGCGTCATTACGCCAGCCCAGCGCGATGTTCTGTTCCATGCCTTTTCACAGCGGTTGAATATCATTGTCTGCGGAAACCACGGGGTGGGTAAAACGACCTTCCTCAACGCGATTGCCAACGAACTGCATCACCTGGGTGCGCGTACCGTGCTGGTGCAGAATTTCAACGAGTTTTCCTTTCATGAGTCTGCGAAGATTCACCCGATTTTTACTTTCAATTCGCCCATAACAGAATTCAATCAGGCACTGGCTGCCAAAAACGGAATTGTCATCAACGAGCTGGAAGCCGGAATCGCCAAGCCGCTCCTGCTCGCGCTGCGCCGTGGCCGCAAGGGCGTGCATTTGGGCCTTTCTGACTGCTCGGATGCCGGTCATGCCCTGATGCGCTACGCGCTGCTTTCCAAGACTTCCTTCCAGGAAGTCCCACATCTTATCGATCTTGTGGTGCATATGGAAATCAATACGCGTAATCAGCGCAGCGTACAGATAAAAGCCGTGGATGGCTTCAACGAGAAGACATCAGAGTTTATCCTGCGGGATTTTGATACACTGAACAAATCCATACAGGCCGCTTCGTAA
- a CDS encoding C1 family peptidase has translation MAEKDVLWKNFIADPEYKAVTDTIAPTGLLHDYYQLDVRGPLPEEVIEKLKDMIVENGAVRASHWGADSAQQGFFNYGEWYSTNEAVNHGQVLVGWDDDYLFKLKDEDGNELKGAFIMKNSWGSTVGKAGCRRCLYLCRLWLGAE, from the coding sequence ATGGCAGAGAAGGATGTCCTTTGGAAGAATTTCATTGCCGATCCGGAATACAAGGCAGTAACCGATACCATTGCTCCTACAGGGCTCTTGCATGATTACTATCAGTTAGATGTTCGGGGGCCTTTGCCAGAGGAAGTTATTGAAAAGCTCAAGGACATGATCGTTGAAAATGGTGCAGTTCGGGCATCTCACTGGGGAGCGGATAGTGCGCAGCAAGGATTTTTTAACTATGGGGAATGGTATAGCACGAACGAAGCCGTCAATCACGGTCAGGTTTTGGTGGGCTGGGATGATGACTATCTTTTCAAGCTCAAGGATGAGGATGGCAATGAACTGAAGGGTGCCTTTATCATGAAAAACAGCTGGGGAAGTACAGTGGGGAAGGCGGGGTGCCGTCGATGCCTATATCTATGCCGATTATGGCTGGGGGCGGAATAA
- a CDS encoding ShlB/FhaC/HecB family hemolysin secretion/activation protein, with product MKRSDSICLLVALGMLAGGHTTWAAAGEGGLDAGAQMERDRRDMERERVMEQIAEDEAARKNKVEKDEAAPTGDSGTELRFELKQVNWNPSEILKQEEIQAVVDDYIGRQITLKDLREMAERITGLYKDKGFMTCGAVLPPQRIHEGVVEIHLIEGKTGNITIKGNRYTKSKYITDRLGVKPEKIANIDKLNRDLRWFHGTNDMQLRVVMKPGTKENTTDYEILALEPQNQSVTLYVDNDGYKTSGRWREGLFYNMRSLSKNRDALRSSFIRSQGTKAWAVGYSVPVSNRGMRLELNYAGNKTEVKKGELKPLGVQGKSQSFSLTWRVPFYMTEHSRHEAGLQYIHQKAETELGQGTGRVVPWVDDKIQRVVPYAAFTHYGKSSVLYHKHALVLAKREDIDGGSDTAKLYRLSTFWQKRYKNGQFWQGRLDGQLASGDYMAASDRFFIGGVNSVRGYEEGFIGGERGLSAGIEYHIPLDKAKHFSLFPFFDWGTVAGDTAPEHNTLMSAGWGITARYKHLNASLTMGFPLKKDFYENHLSSTRIDFSLSATF from the coding sequence ATGAAAAGATCTGATTCTATTTGTTTGTTAGTTGCTTTGGGAATGCTGGCTGGCGGTCATACAACATGGGCCGCAGCCGGTGAGGGGGGCCTGGATGCCGGGGCCCAGATGGAACGGGACCGCAGGGACATGGAACGGGAACGTGTCATGGAACAGATTGCGGAGGACGAGGCCGCCAGGAAAAACAAGGTGGAAAAGGACGAGGCCGCTCCTACCGGGGACAGTGGAACGGAGCTTCGCTTTGAACTGAAGCAGGTGAATTGGAATCCTTCGGAAATATTGAAGCAGGAGGAAATCCAGGCCGTTGTGGATGATTATATCGGACGGCAGATCACCCTGAAGGATCTGCGGGAGATGGCAGAGCGCATCACAGGCCTCTACAAAGATAAGGGATTTATGACCTGCGGGGCGGTACTGCCACCCCAGCGCATCCATGAAGGGGTGGTGGAGATCCATCTCATTGAGGGAAAGACGGGGAACATCACCATCAAGGGAAATCGTTATACCAAGTCAAAATACATTACGGATCGGCTGGGTGTAAAGCCGGAAAAGATTGCCAATATCGACAAGCTGAATCGGGACCTGCGCTGGTTCCACGGCACCAATGATATGCAGCTGCGGGTGGTGATGAAGCCCGGCACAAAAGAGAATACCACCGACTATGAGATCCTCGCCCTTGAGCCCCAGAATCAGTCGGTGACACTATATGTGGATAACGATGGCTACAAAACCAGCGGACGCTGGCGGGAAGGGCTTTTTTACAATATGAGGAGCCTGTCCAAAAATCGTGATGCCCTGCGGAGCAGCTTCATCCGCAGTCAGGGCACCAAAGCCTGGGCCGTCGGTTACAGTGTTCCTGTTTCCAACCGGGGCATGCGGCTGGAGCTTAATTATGCGGGCAATAAGACGGAGGTAAAGAAAGGGGAGCTGAAGCCTTTGGGGGTTCAGGGCAAGTCCCAGTCCTTCTCCCTGACCTGGCGCGTCCCCTTCTATATGACAGAGCATTCCCGCCATGAGGCAGGCCTGCAATATATCCATCAGAAGGCGGAAACGGAACTGGGACAGGGAACCGGCCGGGTGGTTCCATGGGTGGATGATAAGATACAGAGGGTGGTGCCGTATGCGGCCTTCACCCATTATGGGAAATCCTCCGTACTTTACCACAAACATGCCTTGGTCCTGGCAAAGCGCGAGGATATTGACGGCGGCTCGGATACTGCCAAGCTTTACCGTCTCAGTACCTTCTGGCAGAAGCGTTACAAGAATGGTCAATTCTGGCAGGGGCGGCTGGACGGGCAGTTGGCCTCAGGTGACTATATGGCCGCCTCGGACCGTTTCTTTATCGGTGGTGTCAACAGTGTCCGGGGCTACGAGGAGGGCTTTATCGGCGGTGAACGGGGCCTGTCGGCAGGGATTGAGTATCACATCCCTTTGGACAAGGCAAAACATTTTTCCCTTTTCCCCTTCTTTGACTGGGGTACAGTTGCGGGGGATACAGCACCGGAGCATAATACTCTGATGAGTGCAGGCTGGGGGATTACGGCCAGGTATAAGCATCTGAATGCTTCCTTGACCATGGGATTCCCCTTGAAGAAAGACTTTTATGAAAATCATCTGAGCAGCACAAGGATTGACTTCAGCTTGTCGGCGACGTTCTAA
- a CDS encoding DNA methylase: MEKSKFIAIDLKSFYASVECMERGLDPLTTNLVVADESRTEKTICLAASPAIKKYGVPGRARLFEVVQKIKFANCARRYQAPGRKLVGESCDSQELAKNPQLAISYIVAPPRMALYMDYSSRVYGVYLRYISPRDIHTYSIDEVFINAGPYLDTYKLTAHELAMKMVREVLAETGITATAGIGTNMYLAKIAMDITAKHMPPDKDGVRIAELNEMSYRQQLWNHTPLTDFWRVGRGYAKKLVDMGLHSMGDIARYSISARGECDLYQVFGVNAELLIDHAWGYEPCTMETVKSYRPASTSLSSGQVLHCPYTHEQAKLIVWEMADQLVLDLVEKKLLTNQIVLDVGYDIENMARGYTGPVHIDHYGRKVPKAAHGTISLDRHTSSTRKLLQETLALYDRITLPPLLVRRITVTAGRLISEDSLACQQEAVVQFSLFEDMESKARQQEADQQAEKRERSLQHAMLAIKHRFGKNAILKAANLKEEARTIERNREIGGHKA, translated from the coding sequence ATGGAAAAGTCAAAATTCATCGCGATTGACCTCAAATCCTTCTATGCTTCGGTGGAATGCATGGAACGGGGGCTCGATCCGCTGACGACAAATCTGGTGGTGGCAGACGAAAGCCGCACGGAAAAAACCATCTGTCTGGCCGCCAGTCCTGCCATCAAGAAGTACGGCGTGCCGGGACGGGCCCGTCTCTTTGAGGTCGTGCAGAAAATAAAATTCGCCAACTGTGCCCGCCGGTATCAGGCCCCCGGCAGAAAACTGGTTGGCGAATCCTGTGACAGTCAGGAACTTGCGAAAAATCCCCAGCTTGCCATCAGCTATATTGTGGCGCCTCCCCGCATGGCTCTTTACATGGATTACAGTTCACGGGTGTACGGCGTCTATCTACGTTATATCTCCCCCCGTGACATCCATACTTATTCCATTGACGAGGTATTCATCAATGCCGGCCCCTATCTGGACACCTATAAGCTGACCGCCCATGAACTGGCCATGAAGATGGTGCGGGAGGTGCTGGCCGAAACCGGCATCACCGCTACCGCCGGCATCGGCACCAATATGTACCTGGCTAAGATCGCCATGGATATCACGGCCAAACACATGCCCCCGGACAAGGACGGCGTGCGCATCGCTGAGCTCAACGAAATGAGCTACCGGCAGCAGCTCTGGAACCATACCCCCCTCACGGACTTTTGGCGGGTGGGACGTGGCTATGCCAAGAAGCTTGTCGATATGGGGCTGCATTCCATGGGAGATATTGCCCGCTATTCTATAAGCGCCAGGGGCGAATGTGACCTTTATCAGGTATTCGGCGTCAACGCCGAACTGCTCATCGACCATGCCTGGGGCTATGAACCCTGCACCATGGAAACCGTCAAAAGCTACCGTCCCGCCAGCACCAGCCTGAGCAGCGGGCAGGTACTCCACTGCCCGTATACCCACGAGCAGGCAAAGCTCATCGTCTGGGAAATGGCCGACCAACTAGTCCTTGACCTGGTGGAAAAGAAACTGCTGACCAATCAGATCGTGCTGGATGTGGGCTATGATATCGAAAACATGGCCAGGGGCTATACCGGTCCCGTCCATATCGACCACTACGGGCGCAAGGTGCCCAAGGCTGCCCATGGAACCATCAGCCTTGACCGGCACACATCTTCCACCAGAAAACTATTGCAGGAAACGCTGGCCCTCTATGACCGCATTACCCTGCCCCCTCTCCTTGTCCGCCGCATTACCGTAACCGCCGGCCGGCTGATCAGTGAAGACAGTCTGGCCTGTCAGCAGGAAGCCGTCGTGCAGTTCAGTCTCTTTGAGGACATGGAGAGCAAAGCCCGTCAGCAGGAAGCCGACCAGCAAGCGGAAAAACGGGAAAGATCCCTGCAACACGCCATGCTGGCCATCAAGCACCGCTTTGGCAAAAATGCCATCCTCAAAGCGGCCAACCTGAAAGAAGAAGCCCGCACCATCGAGCGCAACCGTGAAATAGGAGGTCATAAAGCATGA
- a CDS encoding HAD family hydrolase, translating to MKRSKMSTCVLSAMVALSVAAGSAIGQAATREEVAAVHVAAAADFQYWNADSPTLKKITQFVKDAADPTSANFIPAANRIAVFDMDGTFYCETAPLYFQETMFLYRALEDKDYQPDKKMAAFAAKVQPKIMNKTGLTPAENKQLVAYLTKAYQGMTPEEYRAYVRKFMQTNETGLTNLKRGEAFYLPMVEIISYLTNNGFTVYIDSACGSDTTRELVEGVIPIPPDRIIASDFVYTTTKMGKDQPDGHFYDRHQEKVVISGARLIENGQSAKIFSILKQIGKKPVLAFGNSMGDSGMFEYVLQDNRYNSAAFCVLCDDTERELGNTAKADKMKKTAMQRGWNTISMRDEFKTIYGDKVRREMLH from the coding sequence ATGAAGAGAAGCAAAATGTCAACCTGTGTCCTTTCGGCCATGGTGGCCTTGTCTGTGGCAGCCGGCTCTGCTATCGGTCAGGCGGCCACCCGGGAGGAAGTTGCTGCTGTGCATGTGGCAGCAGCTGCTGATTTTCAGTATTGGAATGCGGATTCGCCTACATTGAAGAAGATCACGCAGTTTGTGAAAGATGCGGCTGACCCAACCAGCGCAAACTTTATCCCTGCTGCCAATCGTATCGCCGTCTTTGACATGGATGGCACCTTCTACTGCGAAACGGCGCCCCTTTATTTCCAGGAAACGATGTTCCTCTACCGTGCTTTGGAGGACAAGGATTATCAGCCAGACAAGAAAATGGCCGCATTTGCCGCAAAGGTACAGCCGAAGATCATGAACAAGACGGGGCTCACCCCGGCGGAAAACAAGCAGCTGGTTGCCTATCTGACCAAGGCATATCAGGGTATGACACCGGAGGAGTACCGTGCCTATGTGCGCAAATTCATGCAGACAAATGAGACCGGCCTCACGAATCTGAAACGCGGCGAGGCCTTCTATCTGCCGATGGTGGAGATCATCTCCTACCTTACCAACAACGGCTTTACCGTATATATCGATTCGGCTTGCGGAAGCGACACTACGCGAGAACTGGTGGAGGGGGTTATTCCCATTCCCCCTGACCGCATCATCGCTTCGGACTTTGTGTACACCACCACGAAGATGGGGAAAGATCAGCCTGACGGGCATTTCTACGACCGTCATCAGGAAAAGGTTGTGATTTCCGGCGCACGCCTGATTGAAAACGGGCAGTCGGCGAAGATATTCTCCATTCTGAAGCAGATTGGCAAGAAGCCGGTGCTGGCCTTCGGCAACAGCATGGGCGACAGCGGCATGTTCGAGTACGTCCTGCAGGACAATCGATACAACAGCGCTGCCTTCTGTGTTCTCTGCGATGATACGGAGCGCGAGCTGGGCAACACAGCCAAGGCCGACAAAATGAAAAAAACCGCCATGCAGCGCGGCTGGAATACGATTTCCATGCGGGATGAATTTAAGACTATTTATGGTGATAAGGTAAGACGTGAAATGTTGCATTGA
- a CDS encoding autotransporter domain-containing protein, whose translation MHRSLGVLGLDAAAQYHSQLAEIGGEYKYDLHASDGKIWHISPYAGLQLSCLQQNGYAETGADPELSFRYEGNNGRATRIRPILSAPCQGKRNLPKAGS comes from the coding sequence TTGCACCGCAGTCTCGGCGTGCTGGGCCTTGATGCTGCGGCGCAATACCATTCCCAGCTGGCAGAGATCGGCGGGGAGTATAAGTACGACCTTCATGCCAGCGACGGCAAGATCTGGCATATCAGCCCCTATGCAGGGCTGCAGCTTTCCTGCCTGCAACAGAATGGATATGCCGAAACCGGGGCCGATCCGGAGCTTTCCTTCCGTTACGAAGGCAACAATGGCAGAGCCACCAGGATAAGACCCATTTTATCTGCTCCCTGTCAGGGTAAACGGAATTTGCCAAAGGCTGGTTCCTGA